From a single Vespula pensylvanica isolate Volc-1 chromosome 24, ASM1446617v1, whole genome shotgun sequence genomic region:
- the LOC122637054 gene encoding E3 ubiquitin-protein ligase TRIP12 isoform X1 — MADQQDQLLSGGSVEKASASAGTSKIRGKSSGSGTSGYRKRQSSGIPVPVEEKRRRQTIGDPQPSQDLDNTSAHRHSIDSSKGEDKIKGERRNHGSGLGPFLDTDWRLQHKVQQSNCGISGNTRVRNTRTSLPELNLTAIDCVASRTRSRTPQNSATLLQASSSYNLSLNSGYSNRKSSSTYNNLASSSSATPVSSNSTTSRERDQTVSLGLRMSECLEGFVSAVKALFPISTQTYHQEGSKAHGGATCTSSSTSSQILGVKSNVRVGNTASNSVESGGGALAHDGAGTSGITSTATTNPAVSATATATPAHPHPSQKHPLRSRIKLLSEQPKELPSSNKTSGKHKKDSTTGSCSSSRHRSSSRARKSMVESTSGGTGNIMSGNESITNSATPTSVSSSIPGSQLVTTTGEDEAGSAVTSATASGGPSGLSGTTGDSESDDGEVGRLQALLEARGLPPHVFGALGSRMQHLLNRSMGASSAAKAQQLLAGLQAVDDEGEQLQAVIGMGEILVMGNEDTLTGFPVKQVVAALINLLGIEHNFVIMTHACRALTYMMEALPRSSTVVVDAVPVFLQKLESIECMDVAEQCLTALAMLSRRHSKTILHAGGVSACLKFVDFFNITAQRAALTITANCCQNLHPDDFHLVAESLPLLTNRLTNQDKKSVECVCQAFSRLVDSFQHDPVMLHKIINAELLQNLQQLLMITPPVNSIGNFITVLRMLSVISNRCPDLAQLLLQQNIAFTLSYLLTGSLEIKTEDVELVPRSPQEWFEITCLIEELMPPLPTDGIFSVNSLLERTSSQQETVHWEWRDERHCCHPFSTIDSRIIEMAFQNGEDEICLSTLGRTYTIDLTVMKQINEDIGMARSIFRRVNAHPVEGKSPTCSSSMDVVPPVIETNEWLVSFIRTLFSVLYEVYSSSAGPAVKCKCLRALLRMVYYASTDLLKDVLKNQVVSSHIAGMLASQDLRIVIGALQMASILMKRLPQVFGVHFHREGVLHQIRQLADPEIPLGVSPPKCSSGTSLPSPQPGPSTPISSTMMLSSSSATSPIASPSTNGNILFGAVATCQMKPNLTPSMDTHSRTDLNTTVEDASTPQSAHLRIGDVLKRKRQNKKGRFSRLGGTTTQQTQQPESLFTGFTQKNNRFLGNLNPARWGRKSSSSSTVSDKRDTSSSTSLSKPPSNPNLSGGNRDKAKAWVREQAAQFLARYQDDAPCTHPALTVLARLTAAIQRLQSNQLDEMFSALTELRDIVLESDISPFEMNYSGLIKALLNYLTTTDAPGNRYDRLRMFWQLFAESTIQQDNNVVDLQPGAFGALVAKLNSCVAQLEQFPVKVHDLPAGSGAGRGGTSALKFFNTHQLKCNLQRHPDCNNLKQWKGGTVKIDPLALVQAIERYLMVRGYGRIRDAESLVSDDDNSEDDIDDTLAAVVISQGSAKHKLQFLIGDEVLPFNMTVYQAVRQFGCSGIDHSEAEADGEPPLGHDAVWVQTHTIYYRILLIFDSSDCRSLQQVYKPVPEDEATTSSKPGSSSQCGSRKGKGKSTKISSKRKEDSLWLEGIVPAQRCPLTPYLSPSLPPSVTISDASLDGLCLLRLLHALNRHWGVLFPHLKSMSLLSPQDFINNKIAAKASRQLQDPLVIMTGNLPSWLQQIATVCPFLFPFETRQLLLYATSFDRDRALQRLLDSAPELSGSDSQERVTPRLERRKRTISRTDILKQAEQVIQDLASSKALLEVQYVNEVGTGLGPTLEFYALVSKELQRADLDLWHGSSNPTETGYVNPIHGLFATPIPWSTKVSHLAKLKTKFKFLGKFMAKAIYDSRMLDLPFSLTFYRWLLGEEHTLTLADLVYVCPDIHRTLTKLQEVVRRKEIMEKDQTLRMTERAQRIEALDLDGCPISELGLVFELPGYENIELRKGGSDIPVTIHNLDQYIKLVTHWFLYEGVFRQMEAFREGFESVFPPAQLRLFFPEELEAVFCGHTQGGGQWDTKTLLECCRTDHGYTPDSRAIRFLFEVLSKYNSEEQRQFIQFVTGSPRLPVGGFKSLTPPLTIVRKTFDPSMKTDDFLPSVMTCVNYLKLPDYTTLEIMREKLRIAAQEGQHSFHLS, encoded by the exons ATGGCAGATCAACAAGATCAGTTGTTGTCAGGGGGGTCTGTAGAGAAGGCCAGTGCTTCAGCAGGTACCTCTAAAATTAGAGGGAAAAGCTCAGGCAGTGGTACAAGTGGCTATAGAAAGCGACAAAGTAGTGGTATCCCAGTGCcagtagaagagaaaagacgtAGACAAACTATTGGTGATCCTCAACCATCTCAGGACCTTGACAACACATCTGCACATAGACATTCTATAGATTCTTCAAAAGGAGAAGACAAGATAAAGGGTGAACGCAGAAATCATGGAAGTGGTTTAGGACCATTCCTAG ataCAGATTGGAGACTGCAACACAAGGTTCAGCAGTCTAATTGTGGTATTAGTGGTAATACAAGAGTTCGCAACACGAGGACAAGTTTGCCAGAGTTAAACTTGACAGCTATAGATTGTGTAGCTTCGAGGACTCGTTCTCGTACCCCACAAAATTCAGCAACTTTATTGCAAGCAAGCAGTAGCTACAACTTATCATTAAATAGTGGCTATAGTAATCGAAAATCATCTTCGACGTACAACAACTTGGCATCATCATCGAGTGCTACTCCTGTTTCTAGCAATTCAACTACATCAAGGGAAAGAG ATCAGACTGTATCATTAGGCCTGAGGATGAGCGAATGTCTGGAAGGATTTGTGTCTGCTGTCAAAGCACTTTTTCCAATATCAACACAAACGTATCATCAAGAAG GGTCCAAAGCACACGGTGGTGCGACCTGCACAAGTAGCAGTACGAGTAGTCAAATCTTGGGTGTGAAGTCCAACGTCAGAGTGGGTAACACAGCTAGCAATTCTGTGGAGAGTGGTGGGGGGGCGTTGGCACATGACGGGGCAGGCACTAGTGGCATTACATCAACAGCCACTACTAATCCAGCTGTGTCTGCCACCGCTACTGCCACCCCTGCACACCCTCATCCTTCACAAAAACATCCACTTCGTTCGCGTATAAAACTTTTAAGTGAACAACCTAAGGAACTGCCATCGAGTAACAAGACTTCaggaaaacataaaaaagattcCACAACGGGTTCTTGTTCTAGCTCAAG ACATCGCTCTTCGTCACGAGCACGGAAGTCAATGGTGGAAAGTACTTCTGGAGGTACCGGAAATATAATGTCAGGGAATGAATCTATTACTAACAGTGCTACCCCAACATCTGTATCATCTTCTATCCCTGGTAGTCAATTAGTTACTACTACGGGTGAAGATGAAGCAGGGTCAGCTGTAACATCTGCTACTg CGAGTGGAGGACCATCTGGATTATCTGGTACAACAGGAGATAGTGAAAGTGATGATGGTGAAGTTGGGAGATTACAAGCATTATTAGAAGCTAGAGGTTTACCTCCTCATGTATTTGGTGCATTGGGGTCACGAATGCAACATCTTTTGAATAGAAGTATGGGAGCAAGCTCag cTGCAAAAGCACAACAGCTCCTAGCTGGTTTACAAGCTGTTGATGACGAAGGCGAACAATTACAAGCTGTCATAGGAATGGGAGAAATACTTGTTATGGGAAATGAAGATACATTAACAGGTTTTCCTGTTAAACAAGTGGTTGCAgctttaataaatttacttgGAATAGAGCACAACTTCGTTATAATGACACATGCTTGTCGTGCTTTGACATACATGATGGAAGCTTTGCCTCGATCTTCTACCGTTGTTGTTGATGCTGTACCAGTATTTCTACAGAAGCTAGAATCAATTGAATGTATGGACGTCGCTGAACAATGCTTAACAGCTTTAGCTATGTTATCCCGTCGACATAGCAAAACAATATTACACGCG GGTGGTGTATCAGCTTGTTTGAAATTTGTTGACTTCTTCAATATCACGGCTCAACGCGCAGCATTAACAATTACAGCTAATTGCTGTCAAAATCTTCATCCTGACGATTTTCATCTAGTCGCAGAGAGTTTACCATTGTTAACAAACAGACTGACAAATCAGGATAAAAAAAGTGTTGAATGTGTTTGCCAAGCTTTCAGTCGATTGGTTGATAGCTTTCAACATGACCCAGTTATGCtacataaaattatcaatGCAGAACTACTTCAAAATTTACAACAGTTG CTTATGATTACACCACCTGTAAACAGTATTGGCAACTTCATAACAGTGCTACGAATGTTATCTGTGATATCAAATCGCTGTCCTGATCTGGCGCAGCTGCTTTTACAACAAAATATAGCTTTCACGTTAAGTTATCTTTTAACTGGATCTTTGGAAATAAAAACTGAAGATGTAGAATTAGTACCACGTTCACCACAAGAATGGTTTGAAATTACTTGTTTAATCGAAGAACTTATGCCTCCGCTACCAACTGACGGTATATTCAGTGTAAATAGTTTACTCGAAAGGACCAGTAGTCAACAAGAAACAGTCCATTGGGAGTGGCGTGATGAAAGACATTGCTGCCATCCATTCAGCACTATTGATTCTAGGATTATTGAG ATGGCATTTCAAAATGGAGAAGATGAGATATGCCTTTCTACTCTAGGGAGGACATATACAATAGATTTGACTGTGATGAAACAGATTAATGAGGATATTGGAATGGCACGGAGTATATTTCGTAGAGTGAATGCCCATCCTGTTGAGGGTAAAAGCCCTACTTGCTCATCTAG CATGGACGTAGTACCTCCAGTGATCGAAACAAATGAATGGTTGGTATCTTTTATACGAACTTTATTCTCCGTACTCTACGAAGTGTATAGTAGTTCAGCCGGGCCTGCtgtaaaatgtaaatgttTACGTGCACTTCTTCGTATGGTATATTATGCCTCCACTGATTTATTAAAG GATGTTTTGAAAAATCAAGTTGTATCATCGCATATAGCAGGAATGTTAGCGTCGCAAGATTTACGAATAGTTATAGGAGCTCTACAAATGGCAAGTATCTTAATGAAAAGATTACCGCAAGTATTTGGGGTCCATTTCCATCGTGAAGGTGTCTTACATCAAATACGGCAGCTAGCTGATCCTGAAATACCTCTTGGAGTTTCACCGCCCAAGTGCTCTTCTG GTACATCATTACCAAGTCCACAACCAGGTCCATCTACACCTATTTCTTCCACCATGATGTTGTCCTCTAGTAGTGCTACGTCTCCTATTGCTTCTCCATCGACAAAtggtaatatattatttggcGCAGTTGCAACATGTCAAATGAAGCCAAATCTTACCCCTTCAATGGATACACATAGTAGGACAGATTTGAATACCACCGTAGAAGATGCAAGTACACCGCAAAGTGCTCATCT aaggATCGGAGatgttttgaaaagaaaacgtcAAAACAAGAAAGGTCGGTTCTCTAGATTGGGTGGTACTACGACGCAACAAACCCAACAACCAGAATCACTTTTCACTGGTTTTACACaaaagaataatcgatttttggGAAATCTTAATCCTGCTAGATGGGGAAGAAAATCGTCATCGTCAAGCACTGTTAGTGATAAGAGAGACACAAGTTCTTCAACCAGTTTATCAAAACCACCAAGTAATCCAAATTTATCAGGTGGTAATCGGGATAAGGCAAAAGCATGGGTACGCGAACAAGCTGCTCAATTCCTAGCAAGATATCAAGATGATGCACCTTGCACCCATCCAGCGTTAACGGTTCTTGCGCGACTTACAGCCGCAATACAACGATTACAATCAAat CAATTAGACGAAATGTTCTCAGCTCTTACCGAATTACGAGATATTGTACTAGAAAGTGATATATCTCCCTTTGAAATGAATTATAGTGGTCTTATAAAAGCTTTGTTGAACTACCTCACAACCACAGACGCACCTGGAAATCGTTACGATCGTTTACGGATGTTCTGGCAACTATTTGCAGAATCTACT ATACAGCAAGACAACAATGTCGTAGATCTTCAACCGGGAGCATTCGGTGCTCTTGTCGCAAAATTGAACAGTTGTGTTGCACAGTTGGAACAATTTCCAGTAAAGGTTCATGATTTACCAGCAGGATCCGGTGCTGGACGTGGAGGAACTAGTGctcttaaatttttcaatacgCATCAGTTGAAG TGCAATCTTCAGCGGCATCcagattgtaataatttaaaacaatGGAAGGGAGGTACTGTAAAAATAGATCCTCTTGCGTTAGTGCAAGcaatagaaagatatttaatggTTCGTGGCTACGGTAGAATACGGGATGCAGAATCTTTGGTTAGTGACGATGATAATAGCGAGGATGATATAGATGATACTTTG gCAGCAGTTGTTATAAGTCAAGGCTCTGCAAAACACAAGCTCCAATTTTTGATAGGGGATGAAGTATTACCTTTTAATATGACCGTATACCAGGCAGTAAGACAATTTGGTTGTTCTGGTATAGATCATtcagaagcagaagcagatGGTGAACCTCCTTTGGGACACGATGCAGTATGGGTGCAAACCCATACGATATATTACAG GATACTCTTGATCTTTGACTCATCTGATTGCCGAAGTTTGCAACAAGTGTACAA ACCTGTACCAGAGGACGAGGCTACGACATCTTCCAAACCAGGGTCGAGTTCACAGTGCGGTAGTAGAAAAGGCAAAGGCAAGAGTACAAAGATCAGTTCAAAGCGAAAAGAAGATAGTCTTTGGTTGGAAGGAATAGTTCCAGCGCAACGATGTCCACTTACTCCTtatctatctccatctttGCCACCATCTGTAACCATATCGGATGCTTCTTTAGACGGCTTATGTCTATTGCGGCTTCTACATGCACTTAATCGTCATTGGGGAGTTCTATTTCCTCATCTGAAAAGTATGAGCCTATTATCTCCACAAGATTTCATAAATAACAAGATAGCGGCAAAGGCGAGTAGACAACTGCAGGATCCGTTAGTTATTATGACTGGAAATTTGCCATCATGGTTGCAGCAAATAGCAACAGTATG CCCCTTTCTATTTCCATTTGAAACAAGGCAGTTGCTATTGTACGCAACATCTTTTGATCGTGATAGAGCACTCCAACGTCTTCTAGACTCTGCTCCAGAATTGTCAGGATCTGATAGTCAAGAACGTGTTACTCCGCGtttagagagaagaaaaagaactatttCGAGAACGGACATTTTGAAACAAGCGGAACAAGTTATTCAAGATTTAGCTTCCAGCAAAGCTCTTCTTGAAGTGCAATATGTCAACGAg gtCGGAACTGGCTTGGGCCCAACTTTAGAATTTTATGCGCTAGTCTCTAAAGAACTTCAACGTGCTGACTTGGATCTCTGGCATGGTAGTTCAAATCCTACGGAGACAGGTTACGTTAATCCTATACATGGACTCTTCGCAACGCCAATACCGTGGAGTACTAAAGTATCGCATCTTGCGAAACTCAAAacgaaatttaaatttcttggTAAATTTATGGCGAAGGCAATATATGATTCAAGAATG TTGGATCTACCATTTAGTTTAACATTTTATCGTTGGTTATTGGGAGAAGAACATACGCTTACTTTAGCAGATTTAGTATACGTTTGTCCTGATATACATCGTACCCTCACGAAATTGCAAGAAGTGGtaagacgaaaagaaataatggaaaaggATCAAACTTTAAGAATGACGGAAAGAGCGCAACGAATCGAAGCGCTTGATTTGGACGGTTGTCCTATTTCTGAACTTGGACTTGTCTTCGAATTACCAGgttatgaaaatatagaaCTAAGGAAAGGAGGAAGTGATATACCTGTCACTATTCATAATTTGGATCAATATATCAAg TTGGTAACACATTGGTTCCTCTACGAAGGAGTTTTTAGACAAATGGAAGCATTTCGAGAAGGATTCGAATCGGTATTTCCACCGGCAcaattacgattatttttccCAGAAGAATTGGAAGCTGTATTCTGCGGACACACACAAGGTGGTGGTCAATGGGATACAAAAACTCTTTTGGAATGTTGTCGTACAGATCATGGTTATACTCCAGATTCTCGGGCTATACGTTTCTTATTTGAAGTCTTATCCAAATACAATAGCGAGGAGCAAAGACaatttattcaatttgttACTGGATCACCACGATTACCTGTTGGAg GCTTTAAAAGTTTGACCCCACCCTTAACGATAGTGCGGAAAACTTTTGATCCATCTATGAAAACCGATGACTTTTTACCATCTGTAATGACTTGCGTAAACTATTTAAAATTGCCTGATTATACTACCTTGGAAATAATGCGGGAAAAATTAAGAATAGCAGCACAAGAAGGTCAACACTCATTCCACCTTTCCTAG